The Dioscorea cayenensis subsp. rotundata cultivar TDr96_F1 chromosome 18, TDr96_F1_v2_PseudoChromosome.rev07_lg8_w22 25.fasta, whole genome shotgun sequence genome includes the window TTGGTTGTAGCATTGCCGGTCTCAAGACGAATTAACACATATAATAAAGCATCATTATTAGCTATTTCAAACTAATTTTACGGCTCCCACAACCTCCTCCAAGGTACAGTTAAGGTGAAAACCTTTGGTATGCTGAAGCAGTGACTATGAATTATACTTCTTAttctacatttttttctttgtctgaTTTTGGGTAATTAAAGTGGGATTCTGGGCTCCAAAACCCCTTCAAAATACTACACATTCCAATAAGAGACCTTGAGGAGGAATTTACTTATTCGACAATGATGTTCCCAGGAAGAATATTAGTGGCACACCCTTGGTGAACTCTTGAAGCTGTGAAagtaataacaaataaatgacaCCACAAgagaaccaaagaaaaaaaatggttgtttGAATCTATCCCACAATACACCCGCCAGAACTAACAATTTAAGTAAAAAAGTAACTAGCATGTGATTGTTATAGCAAGTTTTGGATGGTTAGCAACTCAAAGAATGAAGAGATCAACAAACATGACTTGAGAAAAAGACTAAAGTGTTTTTATGCTAATTAAGCAATGTGATTAAaggtttgtttttattttgtattcaaatttttctttcttttttagaaaaaaaaaaattattcttgattcttttatatttattgtgcaTAAATATTCAGGGAATGAactatttgattattataatatatagttAAATCAATAAGTTTAATAGTTTGATCTCGAATTGAAAAGGTTTTCtcgaattattatttataaaaactctttaaatattgaatttgaaggttttatacattaaaaaaaagtcatgggtccttcttatttattttagttacaTTTTAATATCATAATTACCTTCTCCATTCGCAAAGATGtttattacaattttatttcatcatataATATACTTATTTCAATATTACATGTTGGTCATGCCAATGAatcatttgatatttttttcacaaattattgagttttttaaatcaaatcagTATGTTACTTATAGGGGTCatttcactggtggccacataagtttcataagtataacgctatggccacaaaagttttttttgtaacgCTGTGGACACATAAGTTTACTCCGGTCACATGGGTGGCCACAACGGGCTATTTCGGGGCTATTTCCGGCGAAATTGATGACGTGGCTGCCAGCGTGTCTTATTAAATTCATTACTCTATACGCGTGGCAGTCCACCTCAGCAGGCGACTGAGTAAGGCCATGTCATCTCCACGTCGGCATCACACGTGGCAGACCTTGTTCTCCCTCCCCCCTCTCATAAGGCCATCCCCAATGTTGAAATGATACCCTAGCCCTAGTTCACAAACTGATAACCTCGCTCCAACCTCGCTCCCGGCCCTTTTTCTCTTAGCTAGACTAGGGCATCGCTCCGGCAAGAATCGGGCACCATTCCGGCTAGATCCAGCCATCAATCCGGCCAAATTCGAGCATAATTCTGGCCAGTCTGTTTGTAAAAGATTCAATATTGTGAGAAGTTAAATGTGTTTGTCAACCAGTTCGAATGGGATTGTCTCTTTGTATTTTgagattcaaatttaattttgttttgaatgaatgcTTACGAGACTGTGAGAAGTTAAATTTACTTCACAATCAATGTGAGAAAttcttttgtgtttgtatttgtaattaGGTCTATTGTGCAActtaatttgagttattattttccatttgtttcttcatatgaattattatttcaattgtgcAATTTTCACCTACGAATGAAGATCAAATCCATTGTACAATTTTCAGTTGTGTAATTAAATGAAGATCAAATCTGCAGAATCTTCAAAGTCTGCAGAATTGTTGTGCCAATTTGTACAATAATTTGTATAAAACCTGAGGAAAGAATATGGGAAAGAATATGGGAAAAAAAGGTAGCCCTAGTTCATGGGAATAAAACTACAGAAACCTGGGGAAGTATGCAATGCTAAACACTGGGAAAATTCTGGTATTAAACCTGGGGAAAAAATCTAATACTAAAACCTGGGGAAAGAAAAATCTTCTACTAAATCCTGGGAAAAAATCTTGTACTAAAACCTGGGGAAAAATCTTGTACTCAAACCTTgggaaaaatagaattttgaagAGTTGCACAAACTTGGAAGAGCTGCAGAAATTCTGCACAATACAAACACCAAGTTATTCTATACAATATAAATCTTTGAGAGATCTGGAATAAAACTGCAAAAATTTTACACAATACAAACAATATATGCATTCTGCATAATAGAAATCTGCAGAAATCTAGAAGAAAACTGCAGAAATTCTACACAATACAAACAATACGAGCATTctgaataaaagaaaatatgtaGCAATCTGGAAGAAAACTGCAAAAATTCTACACAATGCAAACAATACAAGCATtctgaacaaaagaaaatatgcaGAAATCTGGAAGAAAACTACATAAATTCTACACAATATTTAAAGAAGACAGAACGAACAATTAAACAACACATATCCAAATTAAACAGTCAGCCAATAGAATTTTGAGACATTAAACAGGACAGAATAACAACCAAATTAAAGTTGGACAACTAATACAATTCCCAACTATTCAATTCCCAGTttacattaaagaaaaatattagcaGTCTATATTAAAACATTGGCAATCTGCAACTTCACACTTGACTTAGGTTGGCATCAAGATCAGCTCTGATTGGGGAAGAAGCTCTGACAGGGGAAGAAGCCATGTTTGCAGGTGGAGATTGAGTTGCTCCTATGCAGTAGATGACATTCCCCAAGTTAGCTACATTGACATTGCTTGACCTATTGATTCTCACATTTAGAGTTTGTCCATGGCTTGTAATATCACTAGGTTGTATGGACTGAGACTACTGGGAACCAATGACATCAGGAGGTGCAACACTGCCACTTGAAGCATTTTCTGGTGAAGCATTCTTTCTCctctataaagaaaacatagataaaaTAAGTTATGCATCTTTGCAACTCATCAgaaatgcaaatatatatatatagaaacaatACAGGAATTAGTTTCTGTCTTTTCACGCAAAGATTTGAAGGTGTGCCCTGCAATCATtagagaaataatttttattagtttgaaacaaattaatttttttgttgcattTGAACTAAAAATAAGACGGAACCCCCTTACTTTATAATGGAGCCTTTTTATTGTGGCTCGTTGCATGGCAAATGCTACATTTTCTATCGTGCTTAAACCCTTTTtgccaatttttttgtttgcctttgcCGAAGTGTTGGAATCGACTTTTGATTTCTTCAAGGCTTTCTCAATTTCCTCAGGCTCTTTTCTCCTTGCAGTTGCTTTCcttcccctttttcttctccccatTGAAGGTGGGATCACTCTTGTGCCATCATTCACCTCTGGCCAAAGTTCTTCACTGTTGGTGGGATTTATGTAATGCTCATAGACCCTTAGATATGTGGACACCAGGTATGCAGTATGTACAAACTCCTCTGGTTGCTGATTATTGCCATATATGGCACTGATTGCATGAGGACATGGCAAACCTGTCAATTCCCACCTCCTGCATGTGCAAGTGTGCTCAATCATATCAACAATGAAGGAACCTCCAATCCCTGTGACTTGAACCTTGGGTCCACCTGAAAAATCTGCCGTGTAGCACTGAGCCTCTTCCTTCATTTGGTCAAGCCTTTTTTGGATCTTTGGGCATATAATTCCCTTATATTTCAACATCTGGTCCTTTTTCCTCTTAATCCTCCTCATCAATTTGAGCTTGATCATCTCAAGCATTGTGATAATTCCCTTATCCCTTGTATCAACAATATACCTGTTGAAGCACTCACAAATATTGTTTAGTAGGATGTTGCACTTGCATGAAGTTCCAAACAATGCCCTGGTCCAGCTTGCATGTGGTCTATCCTCGTGATCAAGCCATCTTCTTGCATCTGGGTTCTCTTTCTCTATTTCTCCAAGCCAGTAATTAAACCTTTGAACATAGGAAGCCCTTGCAGCATTCCATAAGTAATCTTTTTGGGCTTTCCCTTTAAACTTCTCCCTAAAATTTGTGTAGATATGCCTCACACAGTTTCTGTGTTCAACATTTGGGAATATCTCTTGAACAACCCTTTTCAAGCCCTGCAGTTACAATGGATAAATTAAATCACAGTTACCATGAATATAATGTAGTTCAAGGACAGAAAACTAACCTTTTGCCGATCACTCTTTATGGTGACATATCTGCTGTTCCAAATCTCTAAATCATCCCTTAATAGCTCTATAAACCAGGTCCATGTTTCAGTATTCTCCACCAATACTACCGCATATGCAATGGGAAATATACAGTCATTCGGGTCAATTCCAACTGCTGATAGTAACTGCCGATCATAGAGGCCTTTTAGGAAACAACCATCCAGTCCTATAAATGGCCTGCAACCTGACCCAAAGGCATCC containing:
- the LOC120282777 gene encoding uncharacterized protein LOC120282777, encoding MEEDDLSTGLVDETTSEEEDFIDPDYDILDGDDDIDQDMGERRQWDTDIYSYSNFSRVKKYPDDGGEPYTSDEESDSENCSSEDLLTVKELDDDGESRFLEFNKEKDLYSPKLRVGMVFRDFDQLKKACRNWGIKHRFQVWFPQNDKKRVICACHNKQCSFKIYAAHVKKNDPSVLIKSANLNHSCGKVFNNFHVTSKWLASKYFDKYKADPNWSCNGLIKQVKDDHSLTISAMKAWRTKNLAMKWVNGDASEQYTKLCRYAAELKQSNPGSTVILWRDEQHFKGFYVCLKPLKDAFGSGCRPFIGLDGCFLKGLYDRQLLSAVGIDPNDCIFPIAYAVVLVENTETWTWFIELLRDDLEIWNSRYVTIKSDRQKGLKRVVQEIFPNVEHRNCVRHIYTNFREKFKGKAQKDYLWNAARASYVQRFNYWLGEIEKENPDARRWLDHEDRPHASWTRALFGTSCKCNILLNNICECFNRYIVDTRDKGIITMLEMIKLKLMRRIKRKKDQMLKYKGIICPKIQKRLDQMKEEAQCYTADFSGGPKVQVTGIGGSFIVDMIEHTCTCRRWELTGLPCPHAISAIYGNNQQPEEFVHTAYLVSTYLRVYEHYINPTNSEELWPEVNDGTRVIPPSMGRRKRGRKATARRKEPEEIEKALKKSKVDSNTSAKANKKIGKKGLSTIENVAFAMQRATIKRLHYKGTPSNLCVKRQKLIPRRKNASPENASSGSVAPPDVIGSQ